A region of the Mycobacteriales bacterium genome:
AGGCATAGGGTCGCCCGGTGCCTGAGGTCATCGTCGTCGGGGCCGGGCTGGCCGGCCTGGCGTGCGCGCGCCACCTCGCGCGCCACGGTGTGGAGGTCGTGGTCCGCGAGGCGGCCGACGCCGTCGGTGGTCGGGTCCGCACCGATCGCGTCGACGGGATGCTGCTCGATCGCGGCTTCCAGGTGCACAACACCGGCTACCCCGAGGCCCGGCGCGTCCTCGACCACCCGGCGCTGGACCTGCGGCCCTTCGCGGCGGGCGCGCTGGTCCGGGTCGGCGACCGGCTGCACCGGGTCGGCGACCCGCGACGCGTCCCGACCTGGGCCGCGTCGACGGCGCTCGCCCCGATCGGCAGCATCAGCGACAAGGCCCGCATCCTGCAGCTGTCGGCCCGGGCGGCGCTCGGCTCCGCCGACCGGCTGCTGGCAGCCCCGGAGACGACGACCCGCGAGGCACTGCGGCAGCGCGGCCTGTCCGACACCGTCGTCGACCGCTTCTTCCGACCGTTCCTGTCCGGGGTGCTGCTCGAGGACGAGCTCGCGACGTCGAGCCGCTTGTTCGACCTCGTCTGGCGGTCCTTCGCGCTCGGCACCCAGGCGGTGCCGGCGGCCGGCATGCAGGCGATCCCGGAGCAGCTCGCCCGCGGCCTCGACGTGCGGCTCGACAGCCCCGTCGACACCGTCGCACCCGGTCGCGTCGACGGCGAGACCGCCCGCGCGGTCGTCGTCGCCACCGGCGCGACTGTCGCCGCCCGCCTCGTCCCCGGACTCGTCGTCCCCGCGCTGCGGCGGGTCACGACGCTCTACCACCTGGCCCCCGAGCCGCCCGTCACCGAAGCCGCGGTGGTGCTCGACGGCGAGCGCAGCGGGCCCGCCGTCAACAGCGTGGTCCTCACGCAGGCGGCTCCGTCGTACGCCCCTGGTCGTCACCTCGTCTCGAGCTCGGTGCTCGCGTGGGGCGTCCCCGAGCCGGAGGTGCGGGCGCACCTGGCGCGTGTCTACGGCGTCGACACGTCGCGGTGGGAGCACGTCGCGAGCTACGACGTCGAGGACGCGCTGCCCGCGATGCCCCCGCCGATGGGGCGCTTCCGGCGCGACGTCCGCCTCGACCACGGGCTCTTCGTCTGCGGCGACCACCGCGACTCCGCGTCCATCCAGGGCGCGCTCGTCTCCGGCCGCCGCGCGGCGACCGCCGTGTTGAAGGAGCTCGCGTGAACATCCTCGCCATCGGTGGCGGCGGCTTCGTCCCGACCGAGCGCTACGGCGCCGCCCCCGGCCCGCTCGTCACGCACGCCCTCGCCCTCACCGGCAAGGAGGCACCGCGGGTCTGCGCGCTCTACACCGCGACCGGTGACGACGTCGCGCGCATCGCGCAGTGGCACTCCTGCTGGGCGGCCTACGGCCACGGCATCCGCGCCTCCCACGTCGCCGTCCTGCCGATGCCCAACGTCGACGACCTGCGCGCCCACCTGCTCGCGCAGGACGCGGTCTACGTCGGCGGTGGCTCGGTCG
Encoded here:
- a CDS encoding NAD(P)/FAD-dependent oxidoreductase — its product is MPEVIVVGAGLAGLACARHLARHGVEVVVREAADAVGGRVRTDRVDGMLLDRGFQVHNTGYPEARRVLDHPALDLRPFAAGALVRVGDRLHRVGDPRRVPTWAASTALAPIGSISDKARILQLSARAALGSADRLLAAPETTTREALRQRGLSDTVVDRFFRPFLSGVLLEDELATSSRLFDLVWRSFALGTQAVPAAGMQAIPEQLARGLDVRLDSPVDTVAPGRVDGETARAVVVATGATVAARLVPGLVVPALRRVTTLYHLAPEPPVTEAAVVLDGERSGPAVNSVVLTQAAPSYAPGRHLVSSSVLAWGVPEPEVRAHLARVYGVDTSRWEHVASYDVEDALPAMPPPMGRFRRDVRLDHGLFVCGDHRDSASIQGALVSGRRAATAVLKELA